One genomic segment of Gossypium arboreum isolate Shixiya-1 chromosome 3, ASM2569848v2, whole genome shotgun sequence includes these proteins:
- the LOC108462262 gene encoding uncharacterized mitochondrial protein AtMg00310-like: MVIFLAFKGVIDDIQAMLSRTWWSRKDKGRFWTMIPWKTLCKLKGIGGLGIRDVRLFNLALLGRQVWRLLNNTYSLCFKVLSSKYFPNGNIFHAKNVDKASFTWSSIAAAVEVFKDGFGWQVGNGEKINIWADNWGMEGHNRDVVISNTLNHNVKSVKDLWHVDRRSWDVNKVKQAYEQDWAYSWLLLKEMGYGPHRFFWRALWKLDTLQKVRVFTWQVGHEILLKNGKIRSSRPGFNKGCSRCGAEVETLLHALRDCPTSRAVLSIGGWSNFMLS, from the exons ATGGTAATATTTTTGGCTTTCAAAGGCGTTATTGATGACATTCAGGCCATGCTAAGTAGAACATGGTGGTCGAGAAAAGACAAAGGTAGATTCTGGACAATGATCCCATGGAAAACATTGTGCAAACTGAAAGGGATTGGAGGCCTTGGAATTAGAGATGTTAGACTGTTCAACCTTGCTCTCTTAGGGCGTCAAGTGTGGAGACTTTTAAACAATACATATTCTCTTTGTTTCAAAGTGCTATCCTCGAAGTACTTCCCTAATGGGAATATTTTCCATGCTAAAAATGTGGACAAAGCTTCTTTCACTTGGTCCAGCATTGCGGCAGCGGTGGAAGTCTTTAAAGATGGCTTTGGGTGGCAGGTTGGTAATGGAGAGAAGATAAATATTTGGGCTGATAATTGGGGTATGGAAGGGCATAATAGGGATGTGGTCATTAGCAACACTCTTAACCATAATGTAAAGAGTGTGAAAGATCTCTGGCACGTGGATAGAAGAAGCTGGGATGTGAATAAAGTTAAGCAAGCGTATGAGCAAGACTGGG CCTACTCGTGGCTGTTGTTGAAAGAAATGGGATATGGTCCTCACAGATTTTTTTGGAGAGCTCTATGGAAACTCGACACTTTACAGAAGGTCCGTGTTTTTACGTGGCAAGTGGGACATGAAATTCTTCTAAAAAATGGAAAGATCAGATCCAGCAGACCAGGTTTTAACAAAGGATGCTCGAGATGTGGAGCCGAGGTCGAAACATTGCTTCATGCGCTAAGAGATTGCCCAACGTCGAGAGCAGTTTTGTCGATAGGAGGATGGTCCAACTTcatgctatcataa